The following coding sequences lie in one Lolium perenne isolate Kyuss_39 chromosome 2, Kyuss_2.0, whole genome shotgun sequence genomic window:
- the LOC139835961 gene encoding OVARIAN TUMOR DOMAIN-containing deubiquitinating enzyme 1-like isoform X2 → MGSKGNSDDLARASSSGDSGGGGGGGDTTPPSPPRLPVAPPLTSPSRVPGAPSTSAPPLQPPLAPPRAADRDTDEGLDADYLSEEENDGSWNWEQEEAEYNNRHLRELEDDADSLHLEEGEVADDQNRGENLRGPSDSKLMRPPKEYPTALRFLEPISDLILKSSNNYIIQEKIKILSKQYGLLRRTRSDGSCFYRAFLFSYLENLGQMQDRQAEVIRLMKCVEVSTERLYQLHWGEAYLLKRDYLLSLVFEFYCLVNSVANGLTSEKLYERSLEDPSSRNILYFLRVLTEVEIRTQDIYKPFIPRDMDVVQYCRKTVRGLHPEGEARAEAQQFCRTKVRSQDAEAEAIQMRALTYALGIPLRVEIVDTKSTSGQPVRVKRLDFFNQSGLGKMPYHIVQSYYSSSTAHKPLERGSEDNLLSSDGAPLLTLLCRRGHCDILYP, encoded by the exons ATGGGGTCCAAGGGAAATTCTGATGACCTGGCTCGGGCATCCAGCAGCGgcgacagcggcggcggcggaggcggaggcgataCCACACCGCCGTCGCCACCACGGCTTCCGGTGGCGCCACCGCTCACGTCGCCCTCCCGCGTCCCTGGGGCGCCTTCCACATCAGCACCCCCGCTTCAGCCGCCACTTGCCCCGCCGCGTGCCGCCGACAGGGATACG GATGAAGGACTGGATGCTGATTATCTGTCTGAAGAGGAAAATGATGGGAGCTGGAACTGGGAGCAGGAGGAAGCTGAGTACAACAATAGGCATCTCAGAGAACTAGAAGATGATGCCGATTCGCTGCACCTGGAAGAAGGGGAAGTAGCGGATGATCAAAATCGGGGAGAGAACCTCAGAGGACCATCTGATAGCAAACTCATGCGACCACCAAAGGAATATCCAACAGCGTTACGATTCCTG gAACCAATATCGGATTTGATTcttaaatcttcaaataactacatCATCCAGGAAAAGATCAAG ATTCTCAGTAAGCAGTATGGGCTCTTGAGAAGAACTCGGAGTGATGGCAGCTGTTTTTACAGAGCTTTCCTGTTCTCCTACTTG GAGAACCTTGGACAAATGCAAGATAGGCAAGCTGAGGTTATTCGTCTGATGAAATGTGTGGAAGTATCTACAGAGAGATTGTATCAACTTCACTGGGGAGAAGCATACTTGTTAAAACGTGACTACTTGTTATCCCTTGTTTTT GAGTTCTATTGTTTGGTCAACTCAGTTGCAAACGG CCTGACTTCTGAAAAGCTGTATGAGAGAAGCCTTGAAGATCCCTCGTCACGCAATA TTCTTTATTTCCTTAGGGTGCTTACGGAGGTTGAGATCCGTACACAAGATATCTACAAGCCATTTATCCCCAGAGATATGGATGTCGTCCAG TACTGTAGGAAGACGGTGCGAGGCCTGCATCCTGAAGGTGAAGCCAGAGCCGAAGCTCAACAG TTCTGTCGGACGAAGGTGCGTAGCCAGGATGCTGAAGCCGAAGCTATACAGATGAGGGCTTTGACATATGCACTCGGCATACCTTTGCGTGTCGAAATTGTGGACACGAAGTCGACGTCGGGTCAACCTGTGCGAGTAAAGCGCCTTGATTTCTTCAACCAGTCAGGTCTAGGGAAGATGCCTTATCATATAGTTCAAAGCTACTATTCCTCAAGCACAGCTCATAAGCCACTGGAGCGGGGAAGTGAAGACAACTTGTTATCATCGGATGGCGCACCCTTGCTGACCTTGCTGTGTAGGCGTGGCCACTGTGACATTCTTTATCCGTAG
- the LOC139835961 gene encoding OVARIAN TUMOR DOMAIN-containing deubiquitinating enzyme 1-like isoform X1 has protein sequence MGSKGNSDDLARASSSGDSGGGGGGGDTTPPSPPRLPVAPPLTSPSRVPGAPSTSAPPLQPPLAPPRAADRDTDEGLDADYLSEEENDGSWNWEQEEAEYNNRHLRELEDDADSLHLEEGEVADDQNRGENLRGPSDSKLMRPPKEYPTALRFLEPISDLILKSSNNYIIQEKIKILSKQYGLLRRTRSDGSCFYRAFLFSYLENLGQMQDRQAEVIRLMKCVEVSTERLYQLHWGEAYLLKRVLLFGQLSCKRFTAKFFYLFSLTSEKLYERSLEDPSSRNILYFLRVLTEVEIRTQDIYKPFIPRDMDVVQYCRKTVRGLHPEGEARAEAQQFCRTKVRSQDAEAEAIQMRALTYALGIPLRVEIVDTKSTSGQPVRVKRLDFFNQSGLGKMPYHIVQSYYSSSTAHKPLERGSEDNLLSSDGAPLLTLLCRRGHCDILYP, from the exons ATGGGGTCCAAGGGAAATTCTGATGACCTGGCTCGGGCATCCAGCAGCGgcgacagcggcggcggcggaggcggaggcgataCCACACCGCCGTCGCCACCACGGCTTCCGGTGGCGCCACCGCTCACGTCGCCCTCCCGCGTCCCTGGGGCGCCTTCCACATCAGCACCCCCGCTTCAGCCGCCACTTGCCCCGCCGCGTGCCGCCGACAGGGATACG GATGAAGGACTGGATGCTGATTATCTGTCTGAAGAGGAAAATGATGGGAGCTGGAACTGGGAGCAGGAGGAAGCTGAGTACAACAATAGGCATCTCAGAGAACTAGAAGATGATGCCGATTCGCTGCACCTGGAAGAAGGGGAAGTAGCGGATGATCAAAATCGGGGAGAGAACCTCAGAGGACCATCTGATAGCAAACTCATGCGACCACCAAAGGAATATCCAACAGCGTTACGATTCCTG gAACCAATATCGGATTTGATTcttaaatcttcaaataactacatCATCCAGGAAAAGATCAAG ATTCTCAGTAAGCAGTATGGGCTCTTGAGAAGAACTCGGAGTGATGGCAGCTGTTTTTACAGAGCTTTCCTGTTCTCCTACTTG GAGAACCTTGGACAAATGCAAGATAGGCAAGCTGAGGTTATTCGTCTGATGAAATGTGTGGAAGTATCTACAGAGAGATTGTATCAACTTCACTGGGGAGAAGCATACTTGTTAAAAC GAGTTCTATTGTTTGGTCAACTCAGTTGCAAACGG TTTACAGCAAAGTTCTTTTATCTCTTTAGCCTGACTTCTGAAAAGCTGTATGAGAGAAGCCTTGAAGATCCCTCGTCACGCAATA TTCTTTATTTCCTTAGGGTGCTTACGGAGGTTGAGATCCGTACACAAGATATCTACAAGCCATTTATCCCCAGAGATATGGATGTCGTCCAG TACTGTAGGAAGACGGTGCGAGGCCTGCATCCTGAAGGTGAAGCCAGAGCCGAAGCTCAACAG TTCTGTCGGACGAAGGTGCGTAGCCAGGATGCTGAAGCCGAAGCTATACAGATGAGGGCTTTGACATATGCACTCGGCATACCTTTGCGTGTCGAAATTGTGGACACGAAGTCGACGTCGGGTCAACCTGTGCGAGTAAAGCGCCTTGATTTCTTCAACCAGTCAGGTCTAGGGAAGATGCCTTATCATATAGTTCAAAGCTACTATTCCTCAAGCACAGCTCATAAGCCACTGGAGCGGGGAAGTGAAGACAACTTGTTATCATCGGATGGCGCACCCTTGCTGACCTTGCTGTGTAGGCGTGGCCACTGTGACATTCTTTATCCGTAG